In Mesoplodon densirostris isolate mMesDen1 chromosome 2, mMesDen1 primary haplotype, whole genome shotgun sequence, the DNA window CACTctgctcccagcctccctccccccagcccagggcagccAGGAAGTTACGTGGGACAGGACACGCAGCTGTTGCCATATTCATAGAAGCCGGGCAGGCAGGTCCCACAGTGAGTGTCTCCGCTGGAACCTGTGGTCCGGGAGAGGGTGTGGGTCAGGACgggagagaaggaggcaggggaagggggtgtgggaGTAGGCAGCCCAGATCGGGGGTACCCACAGGGGGCCCGCGTGCGGCGGTGCAGGGCCTCACAGTCTGGGCACGGGTGGCAGCGAAAGGGAGAGCTGTGGGGACACTGGCTGACGACGCAGTCCCTGAACCAGCCTGGCTTGCAGCCGCAGTGGGTGTCCGCCACCGCCGAGCAGTTCTTCAGGGCCACCTGGGAGGCTGGCAGGGGTGTTTGGGGAGACGGGGGAGAGCAGAGACTGTCAGAGCCAAAGAGCCCCACAGAGAGGCAGGACAGGTCCCCTGGAGAATGGAGGTGAGGAGACCAGAGACAGGGCCACCCCCAAAGTGAGAGAAGTGTGGAGATCACCACAGACCAGAGGCTGGAAGGTCACCAGGATGACAGGGCACAAAGGCATCCTGAGGCAGGGTCAGGGTAGAGGGCcccagggtggggtgggcacAGGGCTCTCCCAGCCAAAGGCTGGGCTCGAGCCAGCCACTTTCTTCAGAAGGACCCTGGCCAGGGCCTGTCCTCCAGAGCCGCCCTGCCCCCAAGCACTAGGCAGCCCCTCACCCTCCTCATCACAGGCCTGGCAGCGAGCACAGCGGGTCTTGTGGTGGTTCTCCCAGGCCAGGAAGGTGCCCCGGGGGCACGGGAGACAGGTGGAGATGCCACAGGGCTTTGTGCAGGGGGCCTTCAGGTAGTGCCCTGTGGAACCCAGCCTGGGGTCAAAGAGGGCTGCCGCCTTCCTATCTCGGGCTCCCTacttccctcccagcctcccctcgCCCCATCCCTGGCCTGCCTACCACCACTCCCCAGCCCTCCTGACCCCCGCCTGCCCCATCGGCCCTCACTTCCCGCCACGTCCCTCCCACCCCTTCAGCCGCTCACCTGCTGGACAGCCCCTGCAGCAGACCAGACCGCTCCTCTTCTGGAAGCTGTGCACACAGTCACACCTAGGGCTGGGAGTGCTGCCCTGGCCCTGGGCACCCAGCAGCAGGAGGAGGGCCTGGGGGACAGGGGCTGCTGGCTCCCAGCCTGGCTGCCCAGGCGGGGGGCGCTCTCTACCCGGTCTCCCCAGCCTTCAGGGGCTCCAGCACTTGCCCACAGAGCAGCCCACTTCTCAGGTTCTTGCCCCAAAGGGGTGCCCATCGGTGGGGCTCTGGACTAACTTCCTTCCCCTGTGCACAGACCAGGCTTGGGAGGGGCAGAGAAGAGGGTTCCCACCAGCCCTTCTCTCAAGGCTGGGCAGCAGGCGGTCCCCACCCCTACCCACGCCCTTGCTAAGGTGGGGGGCCCTGATCTTTCTCTGCCTCGGGCCCCCAGATCCCTCCGGCTCCGAGAGGGTGTTTCCTCTCGGCGGAAGGGCCCCACCCCGGCTGAACCTCTAACTAGGTTGGAAGAGGGGCCGGCCCAGCCCCCAGCGAGGCCGGATCGGAGGCTcctatccccacccccaccccatccccgcgTCCCCTTCCTCCGCCGCCTCGGTTACTCAGGCCCCGGCCAGGCTCGAGGTCGTGTCCCCGCGACCCCACTCACCGCAGCCAGCGCCGCCGCACACGCCCCGGGCCGCGGCTCCATGGCCCTGGGCGCCACGCCGGGCCCTCGACCCGACCCGGGCTTCCCCGCTCCGCCCGCCGCGGGTGGGGCCCAGGCCGGCgcccgcaggcccgccccgcccaccccgcGCCGCCCGAAGAGCCCGCCTAGGGGGAGGTGAAGGGGGAGGGCGCAGGGCGGGGCCGCCGCTACCAGGAAGCGAGCCCCCAGGCCGAAGCCCGCACACCTGAGCTCACCTGAGGCGGCTGGTGGGCAAGGTGTACACAGCACAAGGCTGCAGCCAGGTGCCTCGCCTGGGTTCTAGCTTCAACCCTGAGACCACCGCTTCCTAGGGAGGCgacctcccctctctgggcctcagagccCGCCCTCAGCCATGAGGGGTTGGGCCAGAAGTACCCAGGTGGGAGAGCCACCCTCCCCACGTACTGCGTGGCTTCCCCCCGCCCTGGAGGGGAGTCCTAGGGGGCACTCTCAGCAGAGCCTGTGACCATGGCCCACCCTGGCATAAGCTCAGAGGGGTGGCTCAGGGCAGGGCCCTCTAAGGTACCGCGTGGGGGGAGGGCACCTCGTGGGGGGCTCTAGTGGTGGGCCTCATGTCTgcggcaggggacaggggttgaCCTTGGGAGTACTGGTCAGGCGATCTCCGCCCCACTAATTCACTTCTGCTCCCACAGTCTCTTCCAGCGGGGCCCCACCAGAGGGCGGGGCGGGAGCCCAGGGAGGCGCCCAAGTGCACCTGAGTCCGGAAAGGGGGGCGTTCCAAAAGCAAAGGACTCTTTCCGGTGGAGTATATACAAGTCTTTATAAAAGAATcaaaagctcaataaatatgcAACTTTACACAGAGCCCAGCCCAAGgactgggtgggtgggtaggtgggagggagcgagggagggaggcaaggacGTGAGGGCAGGGGAACCGTCCCGCTTGGGGCCAGatgagggtggaggtgggaggggctgcCTGGGATCCCAGCCCTGGAGCCTAGCCCAGAGGCTTGGAGCTGGTGACTTCGGGGGTATCGGGCAAGGGACCCTGCCTAGGCTGGGGGGCGGAGGCACAGGCAGGTTGGTGACAGTGGTGGCTGTAGCGGGGCCCTgcagcctgggcctgggcctctgCTGAGCCCTCCCCCGCTTCCAGCCAGTCTGGCAAAGTGCAAATTGGGCCCTGGGGACGGTGGCAGAGGTCCTGCCCAGCACTCCGGCTGGGGCACACATAAGGCAGCAGCTGGAGCAGGGGCCGGCACACCCCAGGAGGCGTGCTGTCTGCTGTCCCTTGGCCAGTGGCACCCTTGGGAGCCTCCCTCTGCTCAGACCTCCCTGCagtggagaggaggggagagacggTCCTTCCTTGGCTGAAGGCATTCAGAGGGGCTCCAGCCACCCTCTCCTCCCGACCGGAATGCTCAGGCCTCTTCTTCACCACTGCCCACTGGTGCATCCTCACCAGGTGCTGAGGCTGGTCTCAGCCTCCCTCTCCCACACCCGTCCCCAAATGCCATCTGCTCCCCGCCATGACAGTGCCCCCAGCACACTGGGCCACCTGTCCCAGGCCAGGCCACTCACGAGGCAGTGAGGGTGGAGTTAAGCAGCAGGGTGGTCCTGATTCGGTAGAGCTGGGCCAACGTCAGCTTCCTGTGCTGGGCAGAGGTCCCCGGGGGGGGCTCAGGCTGGACCCTGGGTGAGGCCCCCGAGGACAGCTCTCTGCTCCTCCTGGTGGGTCCTTTGGGCTCCCCAGCTGGGCAGCCGGCTCCACCCTCCAGCTCTGACAGCTCGGggccactgccagggcctggtgCCCCCTGGCAATCCCAGCTGGGCCCAGCTTCCTGAGGGGAGCCCTGAGTCCTGGTGCCAGGGACGGTAGCAGCCAGGCAGAGTTCCGACAGGCTGCGGCTAGGGGCTGGGGGCGCTCCACGGGTGGTGGCCCCTGACAGCAGCTGGAGGAGACTGGCCTCAGATTTGGACTTGAGCAGGTGGGGCAGACAGGGCAGCAGCTGGACAGGAGTGCGTCGGCGGAGGCGGGGCGAGGGTGGGGGTGAAGGGGCCTGCGATGACTCTGGGGGCCGGAGTGCTGGCTCCGCCGCAGGGGCTGGGGCCATAAAGTCTTGCAGGGAGGTCGGGGAGAGGGTGCCGTAGGCGGAGTCTATAGAGCAGGAGCGGCCATCCACTGGGCCCAGGGGCAGCAGCTCGCCGGTGGGCGTGACAGATGAGGCGGTGGTGCCGAGAGAGGTCTCGTCTGATTGGGAGCTGAAGGGGCCGCCCTCGAACTCGGGAGAGGACAGCAGCCCCCCAGGCTCCACCACCACCATGGCCAGGGTCTCTGTGGAGCCATCCGAGACACTGTGGAGGCGAGAGGAGAGTCAGCCCAGCCGAAGGAAACCGAGATGGCCTGGTGCGGCCCACGCTGGGCACTGCAGAAGTCTACAgcctctgccctcctggagctcaaGGCTCAAGAGACGGCAAGCAGGTGGCACCTGAGCCTACAACACAGGTGTCAGTAATGGTGTCTGTCGCGACCACAGCATCTCCTGTTGGATACAGTCTAAGAATCTTCAGCTCAGCTCCAGGCAGCTACCACTAATGTATCCGATTTGGCACTCAAGTTGAGAACCGTTAGCCATCCTCCCCTGGACTCTGGTGGGAGACAGAGCCCCCGTGCCCACCCCCACTGGGTTCACATCATAAAGCCATTCAGAGGAAACGGATGTGACCGGCCCTGTCCAGTGCTAATGGCCTCGGGGTCAAGAGTCCCGGCTGGAGTACCTGCCCTGCTCTGGCTTGCTGGGTGGTCCTGGATGAACGTACCAGCGCTGCGAGTTGAGGCTGTTGCTGCTTTTGCGCAGGATGGTAGGGGAACTGGCAGCCGACGCGctgctctcccctccttcctcgtcctcgtcctcgtcctcctgctcatcctcctcctcttccaggcTCTGCAGGTGCTGCTGGCTGCCTGGGTGCTCCTGCACACGCAGCTGCTGAAGCTGGCTCTGCGGGTGTGGGTGCACAGGGCCCCAGCGGGCTGTGAGCAGCGGTCCCCACCAGGCCGCCCTGCCAGCCTGCCCACCGCTCTGCTCTCACCTGGGCATCGTAGATGGCGTCCACCCAGCCACGGCACAAAGCCTGGCCGCTGGCCTGGAACGTGTAGGCCCCCACAGCGCTGTGGAACTCGTTCAGGTAGATGAGAAGGAAGGACCCTGGTTAGGAAGGGCTCGCCTCAGTGCTGGCTGAGACCATGGCGCCCGCCCgtcccaggccctgcccagggGCGGCGGGGCCGGGCTCCTCACCGGGGTCCCGAAGCTCCCGGCACACGATCTTTTCCACCAGCAGCGGTGGCCTGATCACCTTGGTCCTCTCTGCCTTCTTCACTGCCTTGGTCACCAAGAGCAGGTCGGTGAAGAGGAAGCAGTACACGTCCATCTGGGGGATGGGAGGCCGTGGGAGCAGAAGCCAGAGGTCAGGGCCAGGGCAGGGACCCTCAGCCTGTCTGCGGCCACACCCTCTCCTGGGGGCACTGGTGTCAAacacctcccttcccccactccccgcGAATCtgagtaaaatttaaatgaaggGCAAGCCGATTTTCTTTCATCAAGCTATATACTTGTGATTTATGCCAGTTAAAAGTTTACattaaagaggaaaaggaaggtggTTTTAAAATCACGCTTTGTAGGCTCTGGGTTACACAGTGCCTGAAAAATTAACAGCTCAGTAGCAAGACTCTGGGCTGTTCCTGTCCTGCTCACGGAAGGTGCCCCCTCCTTCCCACCAAGAACACATGTGGCCCTGGCAGGTGGGCTAGAATGGCACCTGATGGGCTGGGACCCGGCTGCTGTATTTGTAAAGAGTAAACTGCAGGCAGATAATCATCCTTCATATGATCATAAAAGTCACCAGTTCTTAAATTGCCACCCAGGTGACTGGGCAGCTAAGAATCACAAGCGGTCCCAAGGAAGGGGTGTTCGAAACCCACAGGGTAAGAGGGGGTGGGGcgagggccctgggtggggggtggagtcACCTTGCTGTCCTTCCCCTCCTTCATCCTCAGGCTCCCTTCCAGCAGCAGCTGGCGCGTCTCCTCAGGGGAGGCGCCAGGGATGGGTGCTGTCAGGTCCAGGTGTAGAAATTCCTTCAGGAGCTGGGGGTTTGGTGGGGGCAGGTGCAGGAGAGGTCAGAGTCTGACTCCTCATCTCAGCGGGGAGTCCTCCAGAGATTCCCAGCGTAGCCTCCCATCTGTCTGCCAGTTTGGCCCCTCCTCGCTCCCAGCAGGGCCAGCGACCCCCGCACAGACGGAGGCGCCCACCTTGTCCACCTCGTCGTTGCTGCCCTCCACCACCTCGTAGGCGTCGATGCGGCTCACCACGGCAGCCAGCCGCTGCCTCTCCTGTCGCTGCCGCATGCACGCGTTCACGTGGTGGATGAAGCGCTCCACCGAGCCGATCTACGGGTGGGCCAGGGCAGTTCAGGTACAGGGCCGGGAGGGGCCGCAAGCCAGGGAGGGACCCTGCCCGCCGCCCCAGTTACCATGGTGACGACGGCCTCCTTGGCGCGCGGCTCGTCTGTCTTCCTTAGCACCGACTTGAGAAGCAGCGGGTACTTGGTGAGCCGCTGGTGGGGCTTGGCCAGCATGTCGCTCAGCTTCAGCCGCTGGCACTGCTGGTGCTTCTCGGCCCACTGCGGcggggaggcgggggcggggcttATGGCAGGCCACGCCCAGCGCCAGCCCCCCCTGCACCTGCCGCCCAGGTGGGCCCACCGTCCTGTGCCCGGGCCCAGCAGCGAGCCCCACCCGCCCTCACCGTGACGTAGGCCCGGAAGAGGTCGTTGTCCCGCAGTAGGCCCCGCATGTACTCCATGCAGCCTTCCTCCTCCATGCAGTATCGGATGTAGGGCTTGAAGAGGGAGCCGAACTGCCGCAGGGCGGAACAAGCACAGCACCCGTTACCGCGCACTCCCCGCGGGCTGGGCCCGGCACTCGCTCTTCCTTACTGCCTTTCGCGACCACCGCAGGGGGCAAGcttattatccctgttttccacgtgaggaaactgagcctcagcgAAAGCGATCACCCTCGGCCAGGTAGCAAGGGTACACGGCCAGGTGGCGTTCACACCAGGGCAACTGATTCTGAATTCCACGCCTCTGACCACTAAGGGTCATTCGGGCCATTGGTCAGGGGGAGGCTGGGGTGATGGGCAGATGGGATCGGCGCCCCAGCCCCGCCTCAGTGTCCCTGCCTGCGTCCGACCCGGCACGTACCATCTTAAAGCCTTTGAGGAAATCCCCGGGCTGCAGCAGCGCCCGCGTGCGCCGCGCCTTCTCCAGCACCGGCGCCATCACGCTGCCCCACAGCCCGCGGTGCAGCCGCGCGATCTCGGGGACGTTGCTGAACAGGCGCTCCGCCTCCAcctgtgggtgggtgggaggtgcGCTCGGCCCCGCCCCTCCACCGGGCCCCGCCCCTGaccatccccctcccctcccctcccaccacccgTTGGCCCCGCTCCCACCTTTCTTCAGcatgcccccatccccaccccctggttccaggccccgccccctcacaTACGCCGTCGTTGGCTCCGCCCCCCGGCCGCCCCACCCtttctgcagccccagccccaccccctgaaGCCAGGCCCCACCCCTCACCTACTCCACCAGTCAGCCCCGCCCCTGTCTGTCCCCTCCCttgctccagcccctcccccctccccgctaCTTTCTGGtactgtcccccccacccccaggccctgtCGCACCTCACACAGCAGCCCTGACTCTTGCAGGTTCAGGAGGCAGCACAGGAACagctgtggggggcagggagcactgcagctggtggaggaggggggTCCCAGTCCCGACGCCCCCACCCAGACTCTTAGGCTCCCCTCTACCCCTTTCCCATCCTGGGAGTGCCTGAGGCAGCCTGGGACAGAGAGGGTTCCCGCTTTGAGAAAAGACGCTCCCCACGGCCCACCTGGGGGTGCCCCTGCCCAGGCCCCTCCTGGAGGGAAGCTCTGGGACACTGCCCTCACAGCCACACCTGGAACTCTCTCCTCCACCTGTGCCCTGGCTCGGTCTGGAGTTTCTGCCCGGAGGGTGCCTTCCTTGAACCCACAAGCCCAGGACAGGTGCTCCCCCAAGGTCCAAGTCCTTACACACATCCCCCAGTGCCTACCCATTCTGCCTCCTCGTCTAGGGTGTGGGCTGCTgggcacctggcacatagcaggtgttaAGAAACAGCCGATGAAAGGATGAGTGAAAGGATGAGGTCTGTGTTAATCAGCTCAACCTGGCAAACTCGCCCCAAGCCCCCTCGCAGTTTCCCCGGGGCCATTGGGAATCACCTCCACCCCAGGGTGTGGCCCTTCTCCCACTTTCCTTCCCCTCTGTTGCTTGGCACCTGCTTCTTCGGCAAAGGCCCAAACTGTGCTGAGGGGCACCCAGAGGAGGCCACGGGGGGCGGGTAGGCGGAGTGGCTCTGGGCCCACGCCATACTCACATTGGTGATCACCCTCAGTTTCTTAATGTAGGAGGCCTCTGTGTGCAGGAGCTCCCACACTGCCTCCTGCTGGTGGCATTGCCGCCGGGTCAGCTTCTGTGGGAAGGGCAGGGTGTCTCCAGGAGCCCCCGCGTGTGCCGGGATGGCCGGAGCGGGTGAGAAGGGTGAACGGCCCTGCACGCAACCTTTTTCCCAGCTGAGACACAGAGGCCCCCCAAGTTCTGGGCCAGCCAGTTTCGCCTTGCCTGAGTGCCTCCAAAGCGGGTAAACGGTGAGAGCAGCCTGGCAGGGCTGTCCCGTGGAACATCCCGTCACCCTGGCAAGGGCCCTGTGGAGCAGGGGGATAACGTCCCCCTTTccctgaggagggaggggaaggccaCGCGCGGCACCCACCTCGTGCCCGTCGATGAGCTCCCGCCAGCTGTCCTCCAGCCGCAGGCAGGCGTCGTCCTCGTCCTCCTCTtcatccccttcctcctcccacgAGTCGTGGTCAAAGCACAGCCTCCGGGGCAGCCTGGGCAGCCCGAAGAGGCTGTAGGCATGCAGCTTGCCCTCCAGCTGCTCCAGCTTGTCCACCTCCTGAAAGGAGGCCTGTGGTCAGAGTCAGGGGTCAAGGCCAGCCAgctgccctgccccagcccccacGGGCCCACATACCCGGCCGAAGGCGCTGGTGCTGGGGCCTGAGCTGAAGAAGCCGCTGAAGCGACTGGCTGCCCGGTTCTTCCAGCTGTCGCTGCCgccactgctgctgctgcaacTACTGCTGCCGCTGGGCAGAGAGCAGCTGGAGGGCGCTGGGGACTCCTGCCCAGGGATGCTCGCCTCCCCCAGGAACTCCGACATGTTCTTGCGTCGGCGGCCAGGGGCCTGGCCGGGGAGCGGGCGTCAGGGCCAGACCCCCACAGCCCCACCCCATGGTGGGTTTCCAGGACCTCGGCCAGCccgggaggcaggagggtctCTGCACGCCCCCGCACCCTGGGACGCCGCCTCTCCTGAGACCTACACGTGCCCTGGGGGCCGGAAGGTCCAGAGAGACGCAGCTGGATCCCCCTCCCGCCTGCCGCCCCAGCCAGCAGCATGAAGCAGGTGGGGAGAACACacagagtcacacacacacactcagacgcACTCAGCAGCCCAGGTCCAAGTGGATCCCCGACACACACTCAGTGACACACAAAGTCTCGCTCCCCACGCAATGTCtgcttagacacacacacacacacacacacacacacacacacagactcctcGGGCACCAGCAGACTCTCAGAGACGAGGGACATCACCGTGGGGTATGATGGTTAGACCCAGGGAGGGCCCCGTATCCTCAAAGCCAGCCCCATTTCCCAGAAGCGGAAAGTAAAGCCCCCAGAGGGAGCAGCGAGGCGCCCAGGTGACCTCCCCCTGGCCCCTCGTCGTCCCCAGCCCCGACACAGCCCCTCCTCACCAGGATGTCCAGGCTCTCCCGGCGGCTCTGCAGGTCCACGCGCTCCTGGGTGGGGGGCCCGGCCCCGGCTGGCCGCAGGATTGGCAGACTCAGGGACTTGGAGTCCTTCACCCCCTGCTCCACCTTCCCCTCGTCCCCTGGCTTGGCTGGGGTGGCAGTAGGGACAAGTAGAGGTCCTCAACGCCCAGGCTCAGTGGAGAAGGGCCCCCAGGCCCCTCTCCCTCAAGGATCCAAACCAAGGCCTGGCTGCCCTCCCCTGAAGCCCCGCCCTGCCAACGCCTGGCACTGCCGCCCAGCAGAGACACCTGTATGGTAATGAGCTTGCTCAAGACCATGGCCAATGGGAACCTGAGCCTGGGAAGAAGCACCCTCCCCAAGGGACCCAGCCATGCCCCAGCTACCCGGCCCATCTAGTCATCTGCTCACCTTTGACCCGCAGGTAGTGTCCCCCGAACCTGTAGGCCTCAAAGGTGAGGGACAGGGGCGTGTTGGACTGGTCCAGGTAGATATCCACTTTTCCCAGCGCAATGCCCTTCCTTTCAAATACTGGCAGCAGCACCTCCCTGCCCGGGACAGGAGGTGCGTGTGTGCTGGGGGCAGTCACAGGCTGCAGTCACCTGTCCACAGCACCAGCGCCACCCCACCCGCCCAAAGGAAAAGGGAGACACCCAGGGGATCACACACAGGtccgtgcacacacacacccctgcccaCAGAGGTTCACGCTCCTGCGTGCCTCTACACACGAGACAACACGCCCCTGCCCTCACATGTTCACATCTGCACACCAGGGCAGACAGACACCGTTGCATGTCCGTCCACACCCGTTCACCCCCGCAGGACTAGGCCACGTGCAGGGGCTGGGATACAAACACGGCACCCAGGCCCTCACTGCACATGGGTGGGGTGCCCACAGGTGGGGGACATGCTTGTTCACAGGCCCCCACACAGATACACACGGTCACACCCGCAGGAGGCCAcacctgccccccagccccgTTCTCCCCACCAAGCCCTACCCCAGCGACTTCTTCTTCATGGCTGGTACGATCTCTGTCTCGATATCCACGTTCAGGTCAAATTTCAGCGTGAAGCACTCCTTGCTTGGGTCCTGACAGGACAGGGGGTCTCAGTTCTGCACCCCTTGCCCCCtagcctccccaccccagggtTCCGGATGGGAGCCCCAGCAGGGAAGTCAATGCAGGGATCTCCCAGCCCTCTTCTGTCCCAGGGAGGCACCCGGCATCCCTCCGTGGAGGCAGGAGCTCCTGGAGCATCCCCCACCTGGGCTAAGGTAAGCAGGGCTGGGCTACAGGGCTGGGTGGTGAGGGAGGGACACGCTCACTCCAGGCCCCCTCCCTGGTCCTGGAACTTAGAGCAGACGGGCCCAGCCTCGGGAACGGAGGAAAGGGCCCGGGAGGGGCAGAGGCTGTGGGCGCCTGCCCTGCCAGCCTGGGGGCCCCTTACATCTGTGTGTCTCCTCCAGGCTTTCTTTTTGGAGAGCTTCAGGCCTGTGCTCTTCCGGTCCCTGCAAGGAAGCCGGTGGGGGCAGAGGTTGGAGGCATGGGTGGGCCCTCACCAGGGTGGGATACGGGCGGGTCCCAGCTGGCTGCCCACCCCTTGCTGGCCCTAGGTGACCAGGTAACACAGGTTTGCTCAGGCAAGCCAGGACTCACGAGGGGCTGTTCGCCCTCTGGTGGCCGACCCGGGAGTCACACCCAGTGGTACCTCATGAGGTAGTCTGATCCCAGAAGCCCTGGAGGCTCACCCTCCAGGAATCCCGGCAGCAGCAGGGGCCAGGCGGGGTCTCCAGTCAGCTCTTCTGAAGCCTCTGGTCCCTGGCTCTGTGATCTGAGACCCAGCCTTGGGACCCCCCCGGTGTGGGCCATGCCCACCAACCCCTCACCTACCCCTTGCCATCCACAgagctctcctcctcctcctctatgTCCACTGCAGGGCTGGTGCGCGGGGGGCATGACCGGGTGGACACATTCCGAGCCAGGACAGAGCCTTCGGTGTAAAGTGGGAGTGGGGTTGTGCCCGctccctccctggccccctcCTTAGCCTTCCAACACGGCCAACTCCAGAGGGACCAGGGCCTGCTACCGACCTTTGGACCCCACCCCAAACTAGCCAGGGCCCCTCAGTTCTGTGAGGGGAGGGACTCAGTCACTGCTTATCTTTTATCCATCCCCAGACTCAAAAAGACACAAGGGCCCTGGGATGACACCCCGGGTGATGCCCTGTCCCCAGTACAAGtctgcctcagtttacccatctatTAAATAGGGATAAAGCAGCCCTGCCTCTGGGATTGTTGCAGGAAGGAACCAAACTCCATGGCTCTTTCTTGCAGgcgtcccctcccccaccacggtGTACACGCCCCAAGTCCCAGGAGGCCCTGGCAGAGGGGACGAGTCCTTTGGTCCCTCTGACCAGCTGGGAAAGGAGACCAGAGCCACCCCAGCACAGCCAGTTGCCGGTAGGCCGGGGCCAAGTCCCTTTTCAGCAGGAGGGGTTTCTTGTTTCCTGCTGCAAGTTCCTTCTGAcctgcccatccccaccccaccctctgctCACTGGCTGCCTGGCTGGAGAATCTGCCCAGAGATCCCCTGCCCTGAGGACAAGAGGGAAGGGGACCTTCTTGCTGGGCCGGGCAGGGACAGAGGCGGGGGCAGCTGTGGGAGGTGCAGACCCATCGAGAAGGACCCGGCACCCGGTGGAGACAGACCTGCCTTCGAGCTGGGCCGGTCCCCAactttttctcttgttaaaaaaCTTGTGGAACAAAAGGGACAGCAGTGGACTTGGGTTTCACCGTTTACAGTCAACTCGTGTCCTTCTGATGGCCCTGTCGTGATGCCGACAGTTAGCAGGACACTGTGCCCCCAGGCAGGGAGCTCTAGGGGCTGGGCACCCTCCCCGTGCTCACCTTGAGGGGGCAGGTCGAAGCGGACGTGCCCATCATAATGCATGGCACCATGGAACTTGCTGTCACAGGCCTCGCAGAGGCTGAGGGGGCCCCGGCGGTGCAGCTGCTGGCAGTCGGCGTGGTGGCATATCTGTAGGGGaaggatgggggggtggggtggacgcAGACCACTGCAGTACACGGGGCTCTTGGCCCCTACGGGGGCGACTCTTCAGGTCTGACCATCCACGCCCCACAGAGTGCCTGTCAAACGCTTCCCGAGCACCT includes these proteins:
- the TNFRSF25 gene encoding tumor necrosis factor receptor superfamily member 25; the encoded protein is MRPTTRAPHEVPSPHAEAVVSGLKLEPRRGTWLQPCAVYTLPTSRLRRALRAARGGRGGPAGAGLGPTRGGRSGEARVGSRARRGAQGHGAAARGVCGGAGCVRGSAGVGPFRREETPSRSRRDLGARGRERSGPPTLARAWALLLLLGAQGQGSTPSPRCDCVHSFQKRSGLVCCRGCPAGHYLKAPCTKPCGISTCLPCPRGTFLAWENHHKTRCARCQACDEEASQVALKNCSAVADTHCGCKPGWFRDCVVSQCPHSSPFRCHPCPDCEALHRRTRAPCSSGDTHCGTCLPGFYEYGNSCVSCPTSTLEGCPVPCVAVCGWRQVFWVQVLLAGLVVPLLLGATLTYTYRRCRLCKAIVPAGEAGVEALNPLQATHLSPPDSGPTLPVTPSGSEKVCTVQLVGSSCQEAPFPEVTWSWDQLPSRALGPPPPPSPAPPAGSAAAMLQPGPQLYEVMDAVPARRWKEFVRTLGLREAEIEAVEVEVGRFRDQQYEMLKRWRQQQPAGLGAVYAALERMGLDGCAEDLRSRLQRGP